The Exiguobacterium acetylicum genome includes a window with the following:
- a CDS encoding GH1 family beta-glucosidase has product MKFAPDFVFGTATSSYQIEGAHNEGGRTPSIWDAFCDEDGKVFEKHNGDVACDHYHRYEEDIQHIKRLGVDTYRFSIAWPRIFPQKGVYNPEGMAFYKKLATRLRAEGIKPAVTLYHWDLPLWAHEEGGWVNRASVDWFLDFARACFTELDGIVDSWITHNEPWCAGFLSYHLGQHAPGHTDMNEAVRAVHHLLLSHGKAVELLKGEFKSVTPIGITLNLAPKYAKTDSVNDQLAMNNADGYANRWFLDPVFKGQYPVDMMNLFSKYVHSYAFIEEGDMETISVPCDFFGINFYSRNLVEFSAANDFLQKDAYSDYDKTGMGWDIAPSEFKDLIRRLRAEYTDLPIYITENGAAFDDELVDGRVADQNRIDYVAQHLQAVSDLNEEGMNIQGYYLWSLLDNFEWSFGYDKRFGILYVDFETQERIWKDSAHWYAGVIEQHKATIPQEA; this is encoded by the coding sequence ATGAAATTTGCACCAGACTTCGTATTCGGAACGGCGACATCGTCGTATCAAATCGAAGGCGCTCACAACGAAGGCGGACGTACGCCTTCGATCTGGGATGCTTTCTGTGACGAAGACGGAAAAGTCTTCGAAAAACATAACGGAGATGTCGCGTGTGACCATTACCACCGTTATGAAGAAGATATTCAGCACATTAAACGTCTTGGCGTCGACACGTACCGTTTTTCGATCGCCTGGCCACGGATTTTCCCACAAAAAGGGGTCTACAATCCGGAGGGGATGGCGTTTTACAAGAAGCTCGCGACACGTCTACGGGCAGAGGGTATCAAGCCGGCCGTAACGCTGTACCATTGGGACTTACCACTCTGGGCACATGAAGAAGGCGGCTGGGTCAACCGGGCATCGGTCGACTGGTTCCTCGACTTCGCCCGCGCTTGTTTTACGGAGCTCGACGGGATCGTTGATTCGTGGATCACACACAATGAACCATGGTGTGCTGGGTTCCTCAGCTACCATCTCGGACAACATGCACCAGGTCACACGGATATGAACGAAGCCGTTCGTGCCGTGCACCACTTGTTGTTATCACACGGAAAAGCAGTTGAATTGTTGAAGGGTGAGTTCAAATCGGTCACGCCGATTGGCATCACATTGAACTTGGCGCCGAAGTACGCGAAGACGGATTCCGTCAACGATCAGCTGGCAATGAACAATGCGGATGGATACGCGAATCGTTGGTTCCTTGACCCAGTCTTCAAAGGTCAGTATCCGGTCGACATGATGAACTTGTTCTCGAAATACGTCCATTCTTACGCCTTCATCGAAGAAGGCGACATGGAGACGATCTCCGTTCCATGTGATTTCTTCGGGATCAACTTCTATAGCCGCAACCTCGTCGAGTTCAGTGCTGCGAACGACTTCCTGCAGAAGGATGCGTACTCGGATTATGACAAGACAGGCATGGGTTGGGATATCGCCCCGAGCGAATTCAAGGACTTGATTCGTCGTTTGCGCGCCGAGTATACGGATTTACCGATCTACATCACGGAAAACGGTGCGGCATTCGACGATGAATTGGTCGATGGTCGCGTCGCTGACCAGAACCGGATTGATTACGTCGCACAACACCTCCAAGCGGTGTCTGATTTAAACGAAGAAGGCATGAACATCCAAGGCTATTATCTTTGGTCACTGCTCGATAACTTCGAGTGGAGCTTCGGCTACGATAAGCGCTTCGGCATTCTCTACGTCGATTTCGAGACGCAGGAACGGATTTGGAAAGACAGCGCCCACTGGTATGCGGGCGTCATCGAGCAACATAAGGCAACGATTCCGCAAGAAGCGTGA
- a CDS encoding carbohydrate ABC transporter permease, with the protein MERNAEARRIVPQTEEQPERSERPLKLTPPPKQKKAWFGKSVIYIGLVVLTIACIIPFLMMIINATRSNEEVLSGFSLIPGNSLVENYAALSAYVNIWSGFKNSLIIAVLVTVLSGYFSALTAFGFAFYQFKGKNAMFVFMLVMMMVPGQLGLIGFYELSKNLGILDSYIPLIVPAIASPFTVFFVRQYVQTVLHPSLIEAARMDGASEFRIFHTIALPMMMPAIATMSIFTFIGSWNNYIMPLVLLFSPEKYTLPVLMGFLKGSQVAENLGSLYLGIAISVVPIMIAFLFLSKYIVSSISAGAVKE; encoded by the coding sequence ATGGAACGAAATGCAGAAGCACGTCGGATCGTGCCACAAACGGAGGAACAACCGGAGCGTTCCGAACGCCCGCTTAAATTGACGCCACCACCGAAACAAAAGAAAGCCTGGTTCGGCAAAAGTGTCATCTATATTGGTCTCGTCGTCTTAACGATCGCCTGTATCATCCCGTTTCTAATGATGATCATCAATGCGACACGCTCGAACGAAGAAGTCTTGTCCGGATTCTCGTTGATTCCAGGGAACTCGCTCGTCGAGAACTATGCAGCACTCAGCGCTTACGTCAACATCTGGTCTGGCTTCAAGAACAGTTTGATCATCGCCGTTCTCGTCACTGTCTTATCGGGTTATTTCTCCGCGTTGACAGCGTTCGGATTTGCTTTCTATCAGTTCAAAGGGAAAAACGCGATGTTCGTCTTCATGCTCGTCATGATGATGGTCCCGGGGCAACTCGGATTGATTGGATTCTATGAACTGAGTAAGAACTTGGGGATACTCGATAGCTATATCCCATTGATCGTTCCAGCGATCGCAAGTCCATTCACGGTCTTCTTCGTCCGGCAGTATGTCCAGACTGTCTTGCATCCAAGTTTGATCGAGGCAGCACGGATGGACGGAGCAAGTGAGTTCCGGATTTTCCATACGATTGCCTTACCGATGATGATGCCAGCGATCGCGACGATGTCGATCTTTACGTTCATCGGTTCATGGAACAACTACATCATGCCGCTCGTCTTACTCTTCTCACCAGAGAAATACACGTTACCGGTCTTGATGGGCTTCTTGAAAGGATCACAAGTCGCAGAGAACTTAGGCTCGCTCTATCTCGGGATCGCGATTTCCGTCGTACCGATCATGATCGCCTTCTTGTTCCTCTCGAAATATATCGTCAGCAGTATCTCGGCAGGTGCCGTTAAAGAATAA
- a CDS encoding carbohydrate ABC transporter permease, which produces MKKLDRHGYLFIAPFWIVFLIFSIYPVALTFYYSFTNYTGAEGEQLVGLANYTRLLGDTYFIEAFFNTLKIWGLNFILQIGGALLLALLFSDLQLKLKGLAFFRATFYLPNLITISSVALLFGILLDWQHGSLNMMLMKIGIISEPINWLTQPVTAQISVSLILTWMWLGHSFIVVMAGVSGISKDYFEAALIDGATRWQIFSRITLPLLKPILLYIMITSLIGGLQLFDLPMLITDGVGAPDGALNTMVLYLYNQAFKYNNYGYAAAVAYGLFAITLVFSIIVFKGMFRKERSPKGA; this is translated from the coding sequence GTGAAAAAACTTGATCGCCATGGCTATCTGTTCATCGCACCGTTTTGGATCGTCTTCTTGATCTTCAGCATCTATCCGGTTGCCTTGACTTTCTATTACAGCTTTACGAACTACACAGGCGCTGAAGGCGAACAACTCGTCGGACTCGCGAACTATACGCGATTACTCGGGGACACGTACTTCATCGAAGCGTTCTTTAACACCCTGAAGATTTGGGGTCTTAACTTTATTCTACAGATCGGTGGAGCATTACTACTTGCCTTGTTGTTCTCGGATCTCCAATTGAAGTTAAAAGGACTTGCTTTCTTCCGAGCGACATTCTACTTACCGAACTTGATTACGATCAGCTCGGTCGCCTTATTGTTCGGCATCTTGCTCGACTGGCAGCATGGTTCACTGAACATGATGTTGATGAAAATCGGAATCATCTCGGAGCCGATCAACTGGTTGACACAACCAGTGACGGCGCAAATTTCCGTCTCCCTCATCCTGACATGGATGTGGCTTGGTCACTCGTTCATCGTCGTCATGGCGGGCGTATCCGGGATTTCGAAGGACTACTTCGAAGCAGCCTTGATTGATGGGGCGACACGTTGGCAGATCTTCTCACGCATCACGTTGCCACTCTTAAAACCGATTTTGCTCTACATCATGATCACGTCCTTGATCGGTGGTCTCCAGTTGTTCGACCTACCGATGTTGATCACGGATGGTGTTGGTGCGCCGGATGGTGCCTTGAACACGATGGTGCTTTATCTCTATAACCAAGCTTTCAAATACAACAACTATGGCTACGCCGCTGCTGTCGCATACGGACTGTTCGCCATCACGCTCGTCTTTTCAATCATCGTCTTCAAAGGGATGTTCCGAAAAGAACGTTCACCGAAAGGAGCCTGA